In Chitinophagaceae bacterium, the DNA window GTCCCACATATAGATCGGTGCAACACCAAGTTTTGCAAACAACGGAATGCAGCAAAGGATAATAGTTATGACGAGCAGGGTGCCTTTAAAATAGGAATTGTTCAAAAGCAGTTTCATAAATGGTTAAAGATAGGGTGCAGTTGGTAGATTGGACAGGGTTGAGATTTTTAAAATTTCAGACTCCTGTCAGCAGGGTTATTGTTGTTTAATAGCTGGCGGCGCGTTTAGAAATTTATTATTAGTAATACCGTAAGTAGCATTTTTATGCTTACCATAAAATCTTTCCCACGAATGATAATAGGTTTGATATGCGGTAACAGGTAACAATTTTCTTCCTGCAAAATGTCCTGATGTGCATTCCCCTTTCCAATTCCAGCCGGAGCCGGTTTGCGCATCAAGAAATAAACTGTCATTTTGTAACGAGAAGAGAAGTGAGGTATCTCCCAGGCTGCTTTTAAATGCATGAAATGAATAGCCGTCTTTTTGCAGGGTAATTACAACAGGTTGGTTATTCACGGTAGTGTTAATTAGTTTCTTCTCTGTGAGTTCATTCCACAGGAAAACTTTAGAACTGTCGTCCAGCAATACTCCAATCACCCAGCTATTCGGTAGAAAAGATTTGTTCTTTTCCCGATCCGTATTGGCAGAAGGGATATTTATATCATAGCTTTTCAGTTTCGCGTATTCCTTAATATAATGCGGATCAGGTTGCATGATGAGTGTGTTCGGATGCTGCGCTATCCAGGTATTCAACGTCATTTGCTCATACGGAATGGTTTTCATTGCGGTACCTTTTAAGGGTCCTGCCCCGGCTATTCCGGTAGATTGATACCACCACGACCGGGTGGTTTCATCTTCAATTACCGCATTGTTAAAAGCCGCACCTACCAGCCTGAATCGTTCCTGCCTGCCATTGATCACAGGATCGTACACCATACCGGTGCGACACATCGTGCAATAGGTTACTAAAACAGGCATGCCACCAATAACATCCTGAATTTTATGGTGATAGCCAACATACTTCAGCGGGTAAGCTTTCGCTTCCCCATTCAGTTCAATGCCCAGTACATAATTATTTCCGGGTACGGTATTCTTATCAGGAAGTGTAAACAATAATTCTTTCGGTTCTTTAAACACATTTTCAGGCATAAAGCGAAAACCTAAAACATACACGGTGAGCACGCTGAATGCGAAAAGTCCGGTGACGATAATTTTTCCAATTGTGGAACCGGATTTCCAGGTCTGAAACAGCAAAGGAAAAACGAATAAAAGCCCAAGGATTCTTGCAAACCAAAGTGTCTTGTAAAGAAAGTGGCCGAGTTCCATCTGATCCGAATACTGGCTGGTTGGAACAGGCATGATCAGGTAGAAAACAGCAGCATCCGGAAGGATGAGGAGCAGCATGCCGATGGCGAAAAGGAAGATTCGGAGGCGTTGATTCATAAGAAAGGCACAAACATAGTGAGTTGGAAGGAAATGTGAGTAGTGAGTAGTGAGTAGTAAGTCCTTAGTCCTTAGTCTTTTGACTTTTAGTCTTTTAGTCTTTTAGTCTTTTAGTCTTACGTCAATAGTCATTGGCAAACATCTGCCCATCCGCCCATCAACTCATCGGCACATTGTGTTTGAAAGAAGTTTTCTTCAAACACGCTGTTTTATCCATCTTTGCACACTGTTTTTTAGCATGCCAGAGCAACCTGCTGTTTATAAAAAGAAAAAATCGTGGTTTGAACGGCTCACGGACAAATACCGGTTGGTATTATTGAACGATGAGACGTTTGAAGAGGTGACCTCTTTTCAGCTCACCCGCATGAATGTGTATGTATTGGTCAGTACTATTCTTGTAATTCTGGTGCTGGTTACTGTTTCCGCTATAGTTTACACACCCTTACGGGAATACATACCTGGTTATGCAGATGTGAATATGCGGCGGGATGTGATGGAACTGAAGTTGAGAAGCGATTCGATGCAAAAAGTATTGGAGGCAAACAACCTTTTTCTAACGAATATAAAGCGGGTAATAAGCGGAGATCTGGATCCTGAAAGAATGAATGATGTAACATCCGGAGTGCAGGTGCAAAACTATGATTCCATTGATCTGGATAAAGTGTCACCAGCAGAAAACAAGTTGAGAAAGGACCTGGAAGACGAGCAACGGTTTACGGTGTCAAAGACTTCTTCTTTGCTCAAAAAAAGTTCGGCTGTGCGTGGCTTTCACTTTTTTACTCCTTTGAAGGGCTATATTACGGAACCTTTTAACGGCAGCGAACAGCATTATGGAGTTGACATTGTAGCGCCTGAAAACGAACCTATAAAATCAACATTGGATGGAATCGTTATTTTTGCCAACTGGACAGCCGAAACAGGGTACGTGATGGCCATACAGCATAATGATAATTTAATATCTTTGTACAAACACAACTCAGTACTTTTAAAGGAAGAAGGTAACTACGTAAAAGCAGGTGACGTAATTGCGATTATCGGCAATACAGGAGAACTCAGCAGCGGACCACACCTTCATTTTGAACTCTGGTATAAAGGCTTACCACTTAATCCCGAGGATTACCTAGTTTTCAAATAGCCACTCACTTTTTTCATTTCAAAAATTCATTTCCATGTTCAACACGAAAGAAAATCACCCGACCAAGCCCATCACTTCCAACCCTTCACCTAATCAATCCGCCATTAATATAATTGGCGCAGGTACTCAGATTGATGGTGAAATAAAATCTGACAACGACATCCGTGTTGATGGCAAAATGAAAGGAACTATTAACTCTAAGTCGAAAATTGTAATTGGAGCCACGGGTATTGTGGATGGCGACATGGTCTGCGACAATGCTGATATCTCCGGAAAAGTTTTCGGCAAAGTTGAAGTAAGCGACTTGTTATTTTTGAAATCCACTGGTTACCTTGAAGGAGATATAATTACCGGAAAATTAGTGGTAGAAGCCGGTGCACGTTTTACCGGTTCCTGCAAAATGGGTGTAAAAGAAATGAAGCCTGCTGAAAAATCTACCTCCCAGCAACTTCAGAAAGAATCAAAAGCAGTCTGATTTCTTCTTTTGAAATATTTCTCTATTGCTTACCAGATCATTGCCTGCATCGCTTTGGGATTTATCGCCGGTTACTTTCTCGACAAGTGGAGTGGCTGGACCTTTCCTGTATTTAAGGTAGTGCTTTCCTTTGGCTCTGTTTTACTGGCATTGTACATTATTTATAAAGAATTGATGAACGATAAGAAATAATGTACAGGACTATTTTTTCACGACTGATTATTTTAACCGCAGGTTTGGCATTGATTGTCGCATTGCTGAGTTTTTTAATTCCTGCAATTGCATCGTTTCAGTTATTTACCTGGATCTCTCTCGTATTTTTTTCATTGATCACCGCACTCACCTTATATATTGGATTAAGAGGATTGGAAAAAACCAGCTATGGCTTTGTAGCCAGCGTAAATGGAATAGTGCTGGTGAAATTGTTGCTCAGCGCAGTGCTTGTACTAATGTATGTAGTGATTACACGACCGCATAATCCGGCCTTTATTATTCCGTTTTTCGTGTTTTATATTTTATTTACTGTATTTGAAGTTCGGGAATTGCTGTTGGCGCAAAAGGTAAAGGCCAGGAAAAAGGAATAATCTGAATCCAATTCTGTTTTCAACTGAAAAAGGTTTCCTAATAAATTAATCCTGACAAAGTGGGTTTAAAAATGTTGTGTTTTTAATTCAATCACGCAAAGACCGAATGTTTGTTTAAAAAATTGGTAAATAACAACATTGCGAACTACGCCTTCGCACGGAAAAAAATTTATAAAAAATGTCATTCAGCCACTGAGAAGCTATTTTGAAATGATCTTGAAATTCTACTATATCTCCGCAACCCTTCGGCAACCTAAGTACAAGCTTTATCGAAACACTGGTCAAGTAATTTTTTTATTTGACTTCAAAACACTTCTGAAAAATGTTGGTTAATTTTTAAATTGCCTTTACGACATTTACACATTCCTCGTAAGCAAAATGACGCCAGCAGAAAATCTTGCAACACAATTATTGAAATTTTTACCGGAAGATGCGACGGACATTGTAGCACGATGGATAATTGATTATAAAATCGCCTTGACCATCACGCGCAAGAGAAGGTCAATTCTCGGAGATTACCGTTGGCCGGGAGCCGGCAAAGGTCATCGTATTTCTGTCAATGGCGACCTCAACCAATATGCATTTTTGGTAACCCTCGTGCATGAAGTAGCGCATCTTGTTACCTGGGAAAAGCACAAGCATGCTGTTTCTTCTCACGGGCAGGAATGGAAAAATGAGTTCAGGCTATTGATGGATCAATTTACCGGACGAAGGATTTTTCCGGAAGATGTACGTACTGCTTTGAAAAAATATTTTGTCAATCCTTCTGCAACGCATTGTGCCGATCCTGTGCTTATAAAAGTGTTGAATAAATATAATAAGCATCCTGTATTTCACCTCGAAGATCTTGAACACAATGGCCTGTTCCTTGCCATTGGAGGAAGGGTTTTTAAAAAAGGAGAGAAGTTGCGGAAGCGGTACCGTTGCGTAGAAGTACAAACCAAAAGGGTTTATTTATTCAGTCCGGTTGCGGAAGTGATGAAGGTGAATGGGTAGAAACAAAATGCTTTGCGTTTTCTATCAGGAAACAATTGCCACGAAGGCATGGAAATCACCGAAAAATGTTCTGGTCTGAAAAAAAAATCATTGGAATGAACAATGAACAGACGCAATGCATTGCGTCTCTACGTATCAATTTATCCGTTGTTCAATTAACAGGTGGAGTGTAACTTTACAACGTCTTCTTCTGTTCACCTTTTCTTTCTATTTTCCCTCTATGCAAAAAATAAAAAAACTACTGGTCGCTAACCGTGGTGAAATTTCCATCAGGGCATTGCGCGCTGCTTCAGAACTGGGTATCCGCACGGTGGCCGTTTATACTTATGAAGACCGTTATTCATTACACCGTTACAAAGCCGATGAAGCATACCAGATTGGTGCAGATGATGAGCCGCTGAAACCTTACCTGGATATTGAAGAAATCATTCGCATCGCAAAAATGAATCAGGTAGATGCCATTCATCCCGGCTACGGATTTCTATCAGAGAATGTTCGTTTTGCAAGGCGATGCGGCGAAGCAGGAATCATATTCATCGGTCCGCGACCGGAAGTGATGGAACAGTTGGGAGATAAAGTGGCTTCTAAAAATGTGGCGCGTTCTTGTGGCGTTCCGGTGATTGAAGACAACAAAAAGCCATTGACAGATGCCGGA includes these proteins:
- a CDS encoding DUF3179 domain-containing protein, which encodes MNQRLRIFLFAIGMLLLILPDAAVFYLIMPVPTSQYSDQMELGHFLYKTLWFARILGLLFVFPLLFQTWKSGSTIGKIIVTGLFAFSVLTVYVLGFRFMPENVFKEPKELLFTLPDKNTVPGNNYVLGIELNGEAKAYPLKYVGYHHKIQDVIGGMPVLVTYCTMCRTGMVYDPVINGRQERFRLVGAAFNNAVIEDETTRSWWYQSTGIAGAGPLKGTAMKTIPYEQMTLNTWIAQHPNTLIMQPDPHYIKEYAKLKSYDINIPSANTDREKNKSFLPNSWVIGVLLDDSSKVFLWNELTEKKLINTTVNNQPVVITLQKDGYSFHAFKSSLGDTSLLFSLQNDSLFLDAQTGSGWNWKGECTSGHFAGRKLLPVTAYQTYYHSWERFYGKHKNATYGITNNKFLNAPPAIKQQ
- a CDS encoding M23 family metallopeptidase, giving the protein MPEQPAVYKKKKSWFERLTDKYRLVLLNDETFEEVTSFQLTRMNVYVLVSTILVILVLVTVSAIVYTPLREYIPGYADVNMRRDVMELKLRSDSMQKVLEANNLFLTNIKRVISGDLDPERMNDVTSGVQVQNYDSIDLDKVSPAENKLRKDLEDEQRFTVSKTSSLLKKSSAVRGFHFFTPLKGYITEPFNGSEQHYGVDIVAPENEPIKSTLDGIVIFANWTAETGYVMAIQHNDNLISLYKHNSVLLKEEGNYVKAGDVIAIIGNTGELSSGPHLHFELWYKGLPLNPEDYLVFK
- a CDS encoding polymer-forming cytoskeletal protein encodes the protein MFNTKENHPTKPITSNPSPNQSAINIIGAGTQIDGEIKSDNDIRVDGKMKGTINSKSKIVIGATGIVDGDMVCDNADISGKVFGKVEVSDLLFLKSTGYLEGDIITGKLVVEAGARFTGSCKMGVKEMKPAEKSTSQQLQKESKAV
- a CDS encoding AtpZ/AtpI family protein, encoding MKYFSIAYQIIACIALGFIAGYFLDKWSGWTFPVFKVVLSFGSVLLALYIIYKELMNDKK
- a CDS encoding SprT-like domain-containing protein, with the translated sequence MTPAENLATQLLKFLPEDATDIVARWIIDYKIALTITRKRRSILGDYRWPGAGKGHRISVNGDLNQYAFLVTLVHEVAHLVTWEKHKHAVSSHGQEWKNEFRLLMDQFTGRRIFPEDVRTALKKYFVNPSATHCADPVLIKVLNKYNKHPVFHLEDLEHNGLFLAIGGRVFKKGEKLRKRYRCVEVQTKRVYLFSPVAEVMKVNG